TCGATGTAGCGGATGCCGACCTGCACGGCGTTCACCAGACCCGCGTACGTCGGCTTGGCGTCCAGCGAGTCGATCGCGATCAGGTCGCCCGCCTCGACGTCGACGTCCTCGCGCAGGCGGTCCTTCTGGTTGGGCTTGTCGCCGAGGACCTTGTCGAAGGACTCCATGGCGATCGGCACCAGGTCGGGGTGGGCGACCCAGGAGCCGTCGAAACCGTCGTTCGCCTCGCGGTCCTTGTCGGCGCGGACCTTCTCGAAGGCGACCTTGTTGACCTCCGCGTCCCGGCGGGACGGGATGAACGCCGCCATGCCGCCGATCGCGTGCGCGCCGCGCTTGTGGCAGGTACGGACGAGGAGTTCGGTGTACGCGCGCATGAACGGGGCTGTCATCGTCACCGCGTTGCGGTCCGGCAGGACGAACTTGGCGCCGCCGTCCCGGAAGTTCTTGACGATGGAGAACAGGTAGTCCCAGCGGCCCGCGTTCAGCCCGGAGGCGTGGTCGCGCAGCTCGTAGAGGATCTCCTCCATCTCGTACGCGGCCGTGATCGTCTCGATCAGCACGGTCGCGCGCACGGTGCCCTGTGGGATGCCGACGTAGTCCTGCGCGAAGACGAAGACCTCGTTCCAGAGGCGGGCCTCCAGGTGCGACTCCGTCTTGGGCAGGTAGAAGTACGGGCCCTTGCCGAGGCCCAGCAGGCGCTTGGCGTTGTGGAAGAAGTACAGGCCGAAGTCGACGAGCGCGCCGGGGACCGGAGTGCCGTCCGCGTCGACGAGGTGCCGCTCGTTCAGGTGCCAGCCGCGCGGGCGCATGACGACCGTCGCGAGTTCCTCGTTCGCCTTCAGGGCGTACGACTTGCCCGACTTCGGGTCCGTGAAGTCGATGGAGCGGGTGTAGGCGTCGATCAGGTTGAGCTGGCCGAGGACCACGTTCTCCCAGGTGGGCGCGGAGGCGTCCTCGAAGTCAGCGAGCCACACCTTGGCGCCCGAGTTGAGGGCGTTGATGGTCATCTTGCGGTCGGTGGGGCCGGTGATCTCGACCCGCCGGTCGTTCAGGGCCGCGGGGGCCGGGGCGACCTTCCAGGAGTCGTCGGCGCGGATCGCGGCGGTCTCCGGGAGGAAGTCGAGCGTGGAGGTGCGGGCGATCTCGGCGCGGCGCTCGGCGCGGCGGGCGAGGAGTTCGTCACGCCGGGGCGTGAACCGCCGGTGCAGCTCGGCCACGAAGGCGAGCGCCGCTTCGGTGAGGACCTCCTCCTGCCGGGGCAGGGGCTCGGCGTCGACGATGGCCAGCGGGGACGGCGCTGGTGCGGACATGAACTGTCACTTCCTTCAGCGAGCTACGAAGACGAGCCGGCGGTTCGGCACCGGGTGCCAGTCTTCCCGGATACGGCGTTCGGCGCCCGCGGAGCCCTCGGGCGCTTCTGAACAGTGGATACTAGTTTCCTCATGGTGGAAGTTCAATCGTCTGTTGATGTCGAGATTCTCTGGGTCGAGGCAAGGTGGCGCTCCGTGCCACGCCGTTCACTCAAGGTGGGTCAGGTCGGCCTCCGTGTCGATGTCGAAGGCCCGGGCCACGTCCCCGCACTCGACGAGCGTGATCCCCGGCTCGTGTTCCTTCAGATAGGCGCGTGCCCCCCGGTCCCCGGTCGCAGTCGCGGCGATGCCCGCCCAGTGGGCGGCACCGAACAGGACCGGATGGCCGCGCACTCCGTCGTACGCGGCCGACGCCAGCGACTCCTCGTCCTCGTAGGCCTCGAGGACCCGGGCCACCGCCTCCGGGCCGATACCGGGCTGGTCGACGAGGGAGACCAGGGCGGCCGTCGCGCCCGTACCGGCGAGCGAGTCCAGCCCGGCCCGCAGGGACGTCCCCATGCCCTGTTCCCAGTCGGGATTGCCGACCAGGACGCATCCCGGCAGTACGGCTCGTGCCCGGACCTCGTCCGCCCGTGCGCCCAGCACCACGTGGACCCGCTCGCAGCCGCCCTCGCGCAACACCCGCACCGCGTGCTCCACGAGTGGCCGTCCCCGGTGGGTGAGCAGTGCCTTGGGGCGCCCGCCGAGCCGCCGCCCGCCCCCGGCGGCGAGCAGCACCCCCGCAACCGCAGGCGCCCTGTTCGTCGTCTTACGTGTCGTCATGGATCCTGCATACCGCACGATCTCGGGCCGAGAAGTTACGCAGCGGAGCAAGTCGATGACGCAATGGACTGGCGCCTGGTGGCCCGCGTCGTTTACTGTCGCCCGCACCGACCGGCCGGGCGGCCGACCGGTGCCCGGTGTGGGGGACTTCGCGTCGGAAGGGCGCGCGCACGACGGAGTGCGAGGGGGAGGACTGTGTTGCGGAGCGTTGAGCAGAGGCGGCAGGGGCCTGTGACCGGCGGCGACGAGGATCCGCGCGTGACGGAGCTGCGCTCCGCCGTCGCCCGGCTGCGCCGTCGGCTCGCCGCG
The genomic region above belongs to Streptomyces coeruleorubidus and contains:
- the aceB gene encoding malate synthase A, producing MSAPAPSPLAIVDAEPLPRQEEVLTEAALAFVAELHRRFTPRRDELLARRAERRAEIARTSTLDFLPETAAIRADDSWKVAPAPAALNDRRVEITGPTDRKMTINALNSGAKVWLADFEDASAPTWENVVLGQLNLIDAYTRSIDFTDPKSGKSYALKANEELATVVMRPRGWHLNERHLVDADGTPVPGALVDFGLYFFHNAKRLLGLGKGPYFYLPKTESHLEARLWNEVFVFAQDYVGIPQGTVRATVLIETITAAYEMEEILYELRDHASGLNAGRWDYLFSIVKNFRDGGAKFVLPDRNAVTMTAPFMRAYTELLVRTCHKRGAHAIGGMAAFIPSRRDAEVNKVAFEKVRADKDREANDGFDGSWVAHPDLVPIAMESFDKVLGDKPNQKDRLREDVDVEAGDLIAIDSLDAKPTYAGLVNAVQVGIRYIEAWLRGLGAVAIFNLMEDAATAEISRSQIWQWINAGVVLDNGEKVTADLARKVAAEELANIKAEIGEEAFAAGNWQQAHDLLLTVSLDEDYADFLTLPAYEQLKG
- a CDS encoding nucleotidyltransferase family protein, translated to MTTRKTTNRAPAVAGVLLAAGGGRRLGGRPKALLTHRGRPLVEHAVRVLREGGCERVHVVLGARADEVRARAVLPGCVLVGNPDWEQGMGTSLRAGLDSLAGTGATAALVSLVDQPGIGPEAVARVLEAYEDEESLASAAYDGVRGHPVLFGAAHWAGIAATATGDRGARAYLKEHEPGITLVECGDVARAFDIDTEADLTHLE